A region from the Neurospora crassa OR74A linkage group V, whole genome shotgun sequence genome encodes:
- a CDS encoding heat shock protein 30 has product MRRIPTAIPLRITKPTTTSATRSRHLLPRSITRHQPQLQQTRPISSTMSLFYPRSALSHPSSSLGNQPTFSSLFRMLDDFEKYAQQVSSGSLIPSNLGSSLLPSLPSTGATGGVLETFNPKFDVTEDDSGYNLQGELPGVDPKNVDIEFIDPQTLVISGRVERTHTEGDPNLRLGGPAESKKIEGGGKEQKETKETKEQKEQKEQQQKEQKEGEGKSSAPRYWLSERSYGEFRRVFNFPTPVDQDNVNAKFENGILHVKVPKSEKKGSRKISIQAGQSS; this is encoded by the coding sequence ATGCGAAGAATTCCAACCGCGATCCCCTTGAGAATCACCAAACCAACAACCACTTCTGCCACTCGATCTCgccaccttcttcctcgctcaATCACCCGCCACCAACCACAGCTCCAACAAACCCGACCAATCTCATCTACAATGTCTCTCTTCTACCCGCGCTCCGCCCTCTCccacccttcctcctccctcggcAACCAGCccaccttttcttctctcttccgCATGCTCGACGACTTTGAGAAGTACGCCCAACAAGTGAGCAGCGGCTCCCTGATCCCAAGCAACCTCGGttcctcccttcttccttctctgcCCTCAACAGGCGCCACCGGCGGCGTCCTCGAGACCTTCAACCCCAAGTTCGACGTGACCGAGGACGACTCCGGGTACAACCTCCAAGGCGAGCTGCCGGGCGTCGATCCCAAGAACGTCGACATTGAGTTCATCGATCCGCAGACCCTCGTCATCTCGGGCCGCGTCGAGCGTACACATACCGAGGGAGACCCCAACTTGCGTCTGGGCGGGCCTGCCGAGAGTAAGAAGATTGAGGGCGGTGGtaaggagcagaaggagacGAAGGAGACCAAAGAGCAAAAGGAGCAAAAggaacagcagcagaaggagcagaaggaaggggagggaaagTCTAGCGCCCCGAGGTACTGGCTGAGCGAGCGCAGCTATGGAGAGTTCAGGAGGGTGTTCAACTTCCCGACTCCGGTGGATCAGGATAATGTGAACGCCAAGTTTGAGAATGGAATTTTGCATGTCAAGGTGCCCAAgtcggagaagaaggggagtCGCAAGATTTCCATTCAGGCCGGCCAGAGCTCTTGA